One Halobaculum roseum DNA segment encodes these proteins:
- the uvrA gene encoding excinuclease ABC subunit UvrA has protein sequence MPKEFIEVRGAEENNLKDLDVEIPREQFNVVTGLSGSGKSSLAFDTVYAEGQRRYIESLSAYARNFLGQMDKPQVESVEGLSPAISIDQKNAANNPRSTVGTVTELHDYLRLLYARVGHPHCPECGREVGEQSAQQMVRRVFELPEGTRAMIAAPVVRDQKGAFEDLFDELVADGYSRVEVDGEQYDLSLERPELDENYDHTIDVIVDRVKVREEDRSRITDSVETALEEADGVLKLILPDPPEGDDLDVDFGGNESRSTGDLAGDGDDRLVVEFSEDLACTHCGIDFSEIETRSFSFNSPHGACPECEGIGSTKEVDEDLVVTDPSQPIKHVFEPWSYNRSYYRTRLDNVAEHFGVDVETPFEELSDSEQRQFLYGTDEEVEFEQQTRNGVRRKTQRFEGVIPNLERRHVETDSDRTREHIEEFMAVTTCPECEGTRLKPQSRSVYVDGTSITDVNELSIGDALTHFEGMEETMSERERTIAEEILKEIRARLGFMEEVGLEYLTLDREASTLSGGESQRIRLATQVGSGLVGVLYVLDEPSIGLHQRDNDRLLDTLEGLRDLGNTLLVVEHDEATMRRADNIIDIGPGPGKRGGEIVAQGDFDDIVNTDESVTGDYLAGREVVEVPGGRRDSDAALTVEGARQHNLKDVDVDIPVGQFTAITGVSGSGKSTLMHDVLYKGLAREMNDNTEVDPGEHDRISGMDNIEGVRLIDQSPIGRTPRSNPATYTDVFDYIRELFAETKLANQRGYDKGRFSFNVKGGRCEECGGQGTVKIEMNFLSDVHVPCEECGGARYNDETLDVTYKGKTIADVLDMSVEEAYDFFESHSGLERRLGLLKDVGLDYMQLGQPSTTLSGGEAQRVKLAEELGKKDAGDTLYLLDEPTTGLHKADERKLIDVLHRLTDKGNTVVVIEHELDLVKNADHIVDLGPEGGDGGGEVVAEGTPEAVARVAASHTGRYLRDYLPEVDMEGPRSDRRMPALAADATDADGEEGADEGEAVEAPATDD, from the coding sequence GTGCCCAAGGAGTTCATCGAGGTTCGCGGCGCCGAGGAGAACAACCTCAAGGACCTCGACGTGGAGATCCCCCGCGAGCAGTTCAACGTCGTCACCGGCCTGTCGGGGTCGGGGAAGTCCTCGCTCGCGTTCGACACCGTCTACGCCGAGGGCCAGCGTCGCTACATCGAGTCGCTGTCGGCGTACGCGCGGAACTTCCTCGGACAGATGGACAAGCCGCAGGTCGAGAGCGTCGAGGGGCTCTCGCCGGCCATCTCCATCGACCAGAAGAACGCCGCTAACAACCCCCGATCGACCGTCGGGACGGTCACGGAGCTGCACGACTACCTCCGCCTGCTGTACGCCCGGGTCGGCCACCCGCACTGCCCCGAGTGCGGCCGCGAGGTCGGCGAGCAGTCGGCTCAGCAGATGGTCCGCCGCGTGTTCGAGCTACCGGAGGGCACCCGCGCGATGATCGCCGCGCCGGTCGTGCGCGACCAGAAGGGCGCTTTCGAGGACCTCTTCGACGAGCTCGTCGCCGACGGCTACTCCCGCGTCGAGGTCGACGGCGAGCAGTACGACCTCTCGCTGGAGCGCCCCGAGCTGGACGAGAACTACGACCACACGATCGACGTGATCGTCGACCGCGTGAAGGTCCGCGAGGAGGACCGCTCGCGGATCACCGACTCCGTCGAGACGGCGCTGGAGGAGGCCGACGGCGTCCTGAAGCTGATCCTGCCGGACCCGCCCGAGGGTGACGACCTCGACGTGGACTTCGGCGGCAACGAGTCTCGCTCGACGGGCGACCTCGCCGGCGACGGGGACGACCGCCTCGTCGTGGAGTTCTCCGAGGACCTCGCGTGCACCCACTGCGGCATCGACTTCTCGGAGATCGAGACGCGCTCGTTCTCGTTCAACTCCCCGCACGGCGCCTGCCCCGAGTGTGAGGGCATCGGGTCGACGAAGGAGGTCGACGAGGACCTCGTCGTCACGGACCCGAGCCAGCCGATCAAGCACGTGTTCGAGCCGTGGAGCTACAACCGGTCGTACTACCGCACCCGCCTCGACAACGTCGCCGAGCACTTCGGCGTCGACGTGGAGACGCCGTTCGAGGAGCTGTCGGACTCGGAGCAGCGACAGTTCCTCTACGGCACCGACGAGGAGGTTGAGTTCGAACAGCAGACGCGAAACGGCGTGCGTCGCAAGACCCAGCGGTTCGAGGGCGTCATCCCGAACCTCGAACGGCGTCACGTCGAGACGGACTCCGACCGCACGCGCGAGCACATCGAGGAGTTCATGGCCGTCACCACCTGCCCCGAGTGCGAGGGGACGCGCCTGAAGCCCCAGTCGCGGTCCGTCTACGTCGACGGCACGTCGATCACCGACGTGAACGAGCTGTCGATCGGCGACGCGCTGACGCACTTCGAGGGGATGGAGGAGACGATGAGCGAGCGCGAGCGGACCATCGCCGAGGAGATCCTCAAGGAGATCCGCGCGCGCCTCGGCTTCATGGAGGAGGTCGGGCTGGAGTACCTCACCCTCGACCGCGAGGCGTCGACGCTGTCGGGCGGCGAGAGCCAGCGTATCCGGCTGGCGACGCAGGTCGGCTCCGGACTGGTAGGCGTGCTGTACGTCCTCGACGAGCCGAGCATCGGCCTCCACCAGCGCGACAACGACCGCCTGCTCGACACGCTGGAGGGGCTACGCGACCTCGGGAACACGCTGCTCGTCGTCGAGCACGACGAGGCGACGATGCGCCGGGCGGACAACATCATCGACATCGGGCCCGGGCCGGGCAAGCGCGGCGGCGAGATCGTCGCCCAGGGCGACTTCGACGACATCGTGAACACCGACGAGTCGGTCACGGGCGACTACCTCGCCGGCCGCGAGGTCGTCGAGGTGCCGGGCGGCCGTCGCGACAGCGACGCCGCGCTCACGGTCGAGGGCGCGCGCCAGCACAACCTGAAGGACGTGGACGTGGACATCCCGGTCGGGCAGTTCACCGCCATTACCGGCGTCTCCGGCTCCGGGAAGTCGACGCTCATGCACGACGTGCTGTACAAGGGCCTCGCCCGCGAGATGAACGACAACACCGAGGTCGACCCGGGCGAGCACGACCGCATCTCGGGGATGGACAACATCGAGGGCGTGCGCCTCATCGACCAGTCGCCGATCGGCCGCACGCCGCGCTCGAACCCCGCGACGTACACCGACGTGTTCGACTACATCCGCGAGCTGTTCGCGGAGACCAAGCTGGCGAACCAGCGCGGCTACGACAAGGGTCGCTTCTCGTTCAACGTGAAGGGCGGACGCTGCGAGGAGTGCGGCGGGCAGGGTACCGTCAAGATCGAGATGAACTTCCTGTCGGACGTGCACGTGCCCTGCGAGGAGTGCGGCGGCGCGCGCTACAACGACGAGACGCTCGACGTGACGTACAAGGGGAAGACGATCGCCGACGTGCTCGACATGAGCGTCGAGGAGGCGTACGACTTCTTCGAGTCCCACTCCGGGCTCGAACGCCGGCTCGGCCTGCTGAAGGACGTGGGGCTCGACTACATGCAGCTCGGCCAGCCGTCCACGACGCTCTCTGGCGGCGAGGCCCAGCGCGTGAAGCTCGCCGAGGAGCTGGGCAAGAAGGACGCCGGCGACACCCTCTACCTGCTGGACGAGCCGACGACGGGCCTGCACAAGGCCGACGAGCGCAAGCTCATCGACGTGCTCCACCGGCTCACCGACAAGGGGAACACGGTCGTCGTCATCGAGCACGAGCTCGACCTGGTGAAGAACGCCGACCACATCGTCGATCTGGGTCCCGAGGGCGGCGACGGCGGCGGCGAGGTCGTCGCCGAGGGCACCCCCGAGGCGGTCGCCCGGGTCGCGGCGTCCCATACGGGTCGGTACCTCCGTGACTACCTCCCGGAGGTCGACATGGAGGGCCCCCGCAGCGACCGTCGGATGCCGGCGCTGGCGGCGGACGCGACCGACGCGGACGGCGAGGAGGGTGCCGACGAGGGCGAGGCTGTCGAGGCGCCCGCGACCGACGACTGA
- a CDS encoding RNA ligase partner protein, translating to MPATPPRQQFVLDTSLFITEGIRREDESVEDAVLRLLDLIATARLELNASCYVPPSIHDELATMLRDRDVSDEVFSKLDTWVIRKSPDRYGVQIPADIVYQFVDEMNDRVDRGLRVSEEAVREVEALDPEQLTAGEPAGDDDHEYMSDADRVVSDLRDKYRRALRQGVLDSREDFDLLVLARELEAGVVTEDRGIISWADQFGLRYVRGRQFPTLLREYLRASGVEGYADPSRLPETPEDGDEGEEG from the coding sequence ATGCCGGCGACGCCGCCGCGCCAGCAGTTCGTCCTCGACACGTCGCTGTTCATCACCGAGGGGATCCGTCGTGAGGACGAGTCGGTCGAGGACGCGGTGCTGCGACTGCTCGACCTGATCGCGACCGCCCGTCTGGAGCTGAACGCCTCCTGCTACGTGCCGCCGTCCATCCACGACGAGCTGGCGACGATGCTGCGGGACCGGGACGTGAGCGACGAGGTGTTCTCGAAGCTCGACACGTGGGTGATCCGCAAGAGCCCCGACCGCTACGGCGTCCAGATCCCCGCCGATATCGTCTACCAGTTCGTCGACGAGATGAACGACCGCGTGGACCGGGGACTGCGCGTGTCCGAGGAGGCCGTTCGGGAGGTGGAAGCCCTCGACCCGGAACAACTCACCGCCGGGGAGCCCGCCGGCGACGACGACCACGAGTACATGTCCGACGCCGACCGCGTCGTCTCGGACCTCCGTGACAAGTACCGCCGCGCGCTCCGACAGGGGGTGCTCGACTCCCGCGAGGACTTCGACCTCCTCGTGCTCGCGCGCGAACTCGAGGCGGGCGTCGTCACCGAGGACCGCGGCATCATCTCGTGGGCCGACCAGTTCGGCCTGCGGTACGTCCGCGGGCGACAGTTCCCGACGCTGCTTCGCGAGTACCTCCGCGCGTCAGGGGTCGAGGGGTACGCGGACCCGTCTCGGTTGCCGGAGACGCCGGAGGACGGCGACGAGGGCGAGGAGGGCTGA
- a CDS encoding RNA ligase, with protein sequence MGNAAETLYDRLDPDVTDPADLGEHLERHERLGRECAALPDARHGLERGTVVVDGDAVVRGYPSVPRALVLDPTVSEHFDAERVVVEEKLNGFNVRIVDLGDGQPLAFTRSGYLCPYTTDRARTLLDLGAFFRDHPRAMVCAELIGPETPYTTHDYDGVDSHALRVFDVRDRVTGEPLPVDRRRERCASYGLPQPRVFGAWGPESAPRHVRRVIEDLDEHGREGVVMKSPDATTALKYTTETHHHAEVAYAAGTPFERGRDFLFSRVMREAFQAYEFDENGDRLRERAHDLGESLLVPFVETIREVAADGGVGDEHVARGDPEHVGALLDHLRAFGVELEVIADETDGDDRVVRFRKVAEATRDRTRHYLSGGTYDE encoded by the coding sequence ATGGGGAACGCAGCGGAGACGCTGTACGACCGGCTGGATCCCGACGTAACCGACCCCGCGGACCTGGGCGAGCACCTCGAACGCCACGAGCGGCTCGGGCGCGAGTGCGCGGCGCTTCCGGACGCGCGCCACGGGCTCGAACGCGGGACGGTCGTCGTGGACGGCGACGCCGTCGTCCGCGGCTACCCGAGCGTCCCCCGCGCGCTCGTCCTCGATCCGACCGTCTCCGAGCACTTCGACGCCGAGCGGGTCGTCGTCGAGGAGAAGCTCAACGGGTTCAACGTTCGGATCGTCGACCTCGGGGACGGCCAGCCGCTGGCGTTCACCCGGAGCGGCTACCTCTGTCCGTACACGACCGATCGCGCGCGGACGCTGCTCGACCTCGGGGCGTTCTTTCGGGATCACCCTCGGGCGATGGTGTGTGCGGAACTGATCGGGCCGGAGACGCCGTACACGACCCACGACTACGACGGCGTCGACTCCCACGCGTTGCGCGTCTTCGACGTTCGCGACCGGGTCACGGGCGAACCGCTCCCGGTCGACCGGCGACGCGAGCGGTGTGCGTCCTACGGACTCCCGCAACCGCGCGTGTTCGGGGCGTGGGGGCCCGAGTCGGCACCGAGGCACGTCCGACGCGTGATCGAGGACCTCGACGAGCACGGGCGCGAGGGCGTCGTCATGAAGTCGCCGGACGCGACGACGGCGCTGAAGTACACCACCGAGACACACCACCACGCGGAGGTGGCGTACGCGGCGGGAACCCCGTTCGAGCGCGGGCGGGACTTCCTCTTCTCGCGGGTGATGCGGGAGGCGTTCCAGGCGTACGAGTTCGACGAGAACGGCGACCGGCTGCGCGAGCGGGCACACGACCTCGGGGAGTCGCTGCTGGTGCCGTTCGTCGAGACGATCCGCGAGGTCGCCGCCGACGGGGGAGTCGGCGACGAACACGTCGCCCGCGGCGATCCCGAGCACGTCGGCGCGCTGCTCGATCACCTCCGGGCGTTCGGCGTCGAACTCGAGGTGATCGCCGACGAGACCGACGGGGACGATCGGGTCGTCCGGTTCCGAAAGGTCGCCGAGGCGACCCGGGACCGGACGCGTCACTACCTCTCGGGCGGCACGTACGACGAATGA
- a CDS encoding WD40/YVTN/BNR-like repeat-containing protein, whose translation MATVHAAMRDHVRVVDPEAGTVAAAPDLDGRALECVAVHPAAPDRVFVGTFESGLWRSTDDGERFERVGADALEQDAVTAVTVSPNDPDVIWAGTEPSRVYRSTDGGETWEHRDGLVDLPSSDGWAFPPRPHTHHVRWIEPDPHDPGHLYVAVEAGALVTTDDGGETWDDRVPGSRRDTHSMATHPDAPNRAWGAAGDGYAETADGGETWSHPQTGLDRTYCWSVAVDAGDPDRVLVSAARGAREAHTAASAETYVYRRVGDADWERLDGRGLPLGEGVTRPVLAAGDPGEFYALSNRGLYRTPDAGDSWDEVAVDWPDRIADQTARGLAVLP comes from the coding sequence ATGGCCACCGTCCACGCCGCGATGCGCGATCACGTCCGTGTCGTCGACCCGGAAGCCGGAACCGTCGCCGCGGCCCCCGACCTCGACGGCCGCGCGCTCGAATGCGTCGCGGTTCACCCCGCCGCCCCCGACCGCGTGTTCGTCGGCACGTTCGAGTCGGGGCTGTGGCGATCGACCGACGACGGCGAGCGGTTTGAGCGCGTCGGCGCCGACGCGCTCGAACAGGACGCGGTGACGGCCGTGACCGTCTCCCCGAACGACCCGGACGTGATCTGGGCCGGGACCGAGCCCTCACGGGTGTACCGCTCGACCGACGGCGGCGAGACGTGGGAACACCGCGACGGCCTCGTCGACCTGCCCTCCAGCGACGGGTGGGCGTTCCCGCCGCGACCGCACACCCACCATGTCCGCTGGATCGAACCCGACCCGCACGACCCCGGACACCTGTACGTCGCCGTCGAGGCCGGCGCGCTCGTGACGACTGACGACGGCGGCGAGACGTGGGACGACCGCGTGCCTGGATCGCGGCGAGACACGCATTCGATGGCGACGCATCCGGACGCCCCGAACCGGGCGTGGGGCGCCGCCGGCGACGGCTACGCGGAGACGGCCGACGGGGGCGAGACCTGGAGCCACCCACAGACCGGTCTCGATCGAACCTACTGCTGGAGCGTCGCCGTCGACGCCGGCGACCCCGACCGCGTACTGGTCTCGGCCGCCCGCGGCGCACGCGAGGCACACACCGCCGCGAGCGCGGAGACGTACGTCTATCGCAGAGTCGGCGACGCCGACTGGGAACGCCTCGACGGCCGCGGCCTGCCGCTCGGCGAGGGCGTCACCCGGCCGGTCCTCGCGGCCGGCGATCCGGGGGAGTTCTACGCGCTCTCGAATCGCGGGCTGTACCGCACGCCGGACGCGGGGGATTCGTGGGACGAAGTCGCGGTCGACTGGCCGGATCGGATCGCGGACCAGACCGCTCGCGGGCTGGCGGTCCTCCCGTAG
- a CDS encoding geranylgeranyl reductase family protein: MYDFVVVGVGPAGARFARRAAEAHYDVLALEKGTVGEPLACSGHVSTDIWNYVPADAKERLLQNRVYGADFHVGGPESSSDRFYKREEVSNVIDRVELDHTLADAARDAGADVREGHTVTSVEERPGYVEVTASVGGDEETFEARMVAGADGPVSRVRKQLDLPEPTETLHGVLAFTDEADHGDYVSVHLTAPRFFAWRIPRGDAGVEYGLAAPPGHEVNELFDRLTAEYGVETDRFCSGAIPIGPPARTTAKRGFLLGDAAAQTKPFTGGGILYGMRAADVAADVIDPQDPNTLPRYEEGWREELSREIRLGHWIRRAYSLPEPVQRAGLWALSGEIGVHMDEPSSFFSREHLRKLFS, from the coding sequence ATGTACGACTTCGTCGTGGTCGGCGTGGGTCCGGCGGGCGCGCGCTTCGCCCGGCGGGCCGCGGAGGCCCACTACGACGTGCTCGCCCTCGAGAAGGGGACGGTCGGCGAGCCGTTGGCCTGCTCGGGGCACGTCTCCACCGACATCTGGAACTACGTCCCCGCCGACGCGAAGGAGCGGCTGCTCCAGAACCGGGTGTACGGCGCCGACTTCCACGTCGGCGGACCCGAGTCGTCGAGCGACCGCTTCTACAAGCGCGAGGAGGTGTCGAACGTCATCGACCGCGTCGAGCTGGACCACACGCTAGCGGACGCTGCCCGCGACGCCGGCGCCGACGTGCGAGAGGGCCACACCGTCACGTCGGTCGAGGAGCGGCCGGGCTACGTCGAGGTGACCGCCAGCGTCGGCGGCGACGAGGAGACGTTCGAGGCGCGGATGGTCGCCGGCGCGGACGGGCCCGTCTCCCGGGTCCGCAAGCAACTGGACCTTCCCGAACCGACGGAGACGCTCCACGGCGTGCTCGCGTTCACCGACGAGGCGGACCACGGCGACTACGTGAGCGTGCACCTCACCGCCCCGCGCTTCTTCGCGTGGCGCATCCCCCGCGGCGACGCCGGCGTCGAGTACGGGCTCGCGGCGCCGCCGGGCCACGAGGTCAACGAGCTGTTCGACCGCCTCACCGCGGAGTACGGCGTGGAGACCGACCGCTTCTGCTCGGGAGCGATCCCCATCGGCCCGCCCGCGCGGACGACTGCGAAGCGCGGGTTCCTGCTGGGCGACGCGGCCGCCCAGACGAAGCCGTTCACCGGCGGCGGCATCCTCTACGGGATGCGCGCAGCCGACGTGGCCGCCGATGTCATCGATCCCCAGGACCCGAACACGCTCCCCCGATACGAGGAGGGGTGGCGCGAGGAGTTGAGCAGGGAGATCCGACTGGGTCACTGGATCCGGCGGGCGTACTCACTTCCGGAGCCGGTGCAGCGGGCCGGGCTGTGGGCGCTCTCCGGGGAGATCGGCGTCCACATGGACGAGCCGAGCTCGTTCTTCTCGCGCGAGCACCTGCGGAAGCTGTTCTCGTAG
- a CDS encoding aminomethyltransferase family protein, with translation MSLVADVHADHGATFTDRGGREVVADYGRPDSAARAVRNGVGAIEMGYGVVIVEGDDRVEFVDNAVSNRVPSADGEGCYTLLLDPQGAIETELFVYNAGERLLLFTPPDRAEPLVEDWEGKVFIDDVQLRDASDEFGVFGVHGPTSTEKIASVLNGAGSPEPELTFVRGRMNDVGVTVIASDNPTGEEGYEVVCAADEAERVFDTLLTRGLNAAPFGYTTWGMLTAEAGTPLFDTELRGRLPNVAGVRSAVDFEKGCFVGQEVVSKVENRGRPSKRLVGLRPDALPESGAAVFDGDASVGEITRAVESPSLDAPIALAYLDFDADADAGDLAVRVDGDEVAAERADLPFVEGGARSLRLPTYPEATEQT, from the coding sequence ATGAGTCTCGTCGCCGACGTGCACGCCGACCACGGCGCCACCTTCACCGACCGCGGCGGCCGCGAGGTCGTCGCGGACTACGGTCGGCCGGACAGCGCCGCCCGCGCCGTCCGCAACGGCGTGGGCGCCATCGAGATGGGCTACGGTGTCGTGATCGTCGAGGGCGACGACCGCGTCGAGTTCGTCGACAACGCCGTCTCCAATCGGGTCCCGAGCGCGGACGGCGAGGGCTGTTACACGCTGTTGCTCGACCCACAGGGCGCGATCGAGACCGAGCTGTTCGTCTACAACGCCGGCGAGCGCCTCCTGCTGTTCACGCCCCCCGACCGCGCCGAGCCGCTCGTCGAGGACTGGGAGGGGAAGGTCTTCATCGACGACGTCCAGTTGCGCGACGCAAGCGACGAGTTCGGCGTCTTCGGCGTCCACGGCCCGACCTCGACCGAGAAGATCGCCTCCGTCCTCAACGGCGCCGGCTCCCCCGAGCCCGAGCTCACGTTCGTCCGCGGGCGGATGAACGACGTGGGCGTCACGGTGATCGCGAGCGACAACCCGACCGGCGAGGAGGGGTACGAGGTCGTCTGTGCCGCCGACGAGGCCGAACGCGTGTTCGACACCCTCCTGACGCGCGGCCTCAACGCCGCCCCGTTCGGCTACACCACCTGGGGCATGCTCACCGCCGAAGCCGGCACGCCGCTGTTCGACACCGAACTCCGGGGTCGCCTGCCGAACGTCGCGGGCGTCCGCTCGGCCGTCGACTTCGAGAAAGGCTGTTTCGTCGGCCAGGAGGTCGTCTCGAAGGTGGAGAACCGCGGCCGGCCGAGCAAGCGACTCGTCGGCCTCCGCCCCGATGCCCTCCCGGAGTCCGGCGCGGCCGTATTCGACGGCGACGCCTCGGTCGGCGAGATCACTCGCGCGGTCGAGTCACCGTCGCTCGACGCGCCGATCGCGCTCGCGTATCTCGACTTCGACGCCGACGCTGACGCCGGCGACCTCGCGGTCCGCGTCGACGGCGACGAGGTCGCCGCCGAGCGCGCCGACCTCCCGTTCGTCGAGGGGGGCGCGCGGTCGCTGCGGCTACCTACGTACCCCGAGGCGACCGAACAGACGTAA
- a CDS encoding DUF6432 family protein: protein MRVPPEFRDRDDTEVAVLDALVGRADDGMTVLELRSGVDATIDEVEEALSALKSAGLIEIEQADGRVRIYPDDRVVPDPGEQVDGDPGLLDAIRRRLGL from the coding sequence ATGAGGGTGCCGCCCGAGTTCCGCGACAGGGACGACACGGAGGTGGCGGTTCTCGACGCGCTCGTCGGCCGCGCCGACGACGGCATGACGGTGCTGGAGCTCCGGTCCGGCGTCGACGCGACGATCGACGAGGTGGAGGAGGCGCTGTCGGCGCTGAAGTCGGCCGGGCTCATCGAGATCGAGCAGGCCGACGGGCGCGTGCGCATCTACCCCGACGACCGCGTCGTTCCCGACCCGGGCGAGCAGGTCGACGGCGATCCGGGGCTCCTCGATGCGATCCGCCGTCGACTCGGGCTGTAA
- a CDS encoding DUF7093 family protein, translating to MGLRCLLGHDFSEPRTERDREVRGDEVITTITEVKECGRCGETRVVSENKEVTSAGRGRADAASARSAGSAADGTDGIDDATPDATPDATTPNGQMSDAATPDESTPDATTADATLDDRAVGSDAPADGTVAAGEAGDGDAADGTAAPEDGFDHPTAESADGAVDADVDEDAEIIDAEGDASGQPAQSRTPEPETRERGHGEWPDADANRRGDDPSGDPDSAEWPDAEGAPRPAEGEDEDVEFIGDDDPAPEDDAASEARTDVVPDAKRADEPGAAADPTDEDAEFIDSDGPGDWPERAGEDEGYDAELGGDDEGVSVDGNLTPQVDPEVSEREDVEFIEADAEAAVDERSAAPASADDAHGGTGADEVAGGTGPASDAGGTERGSNTGGSGPSASNVELRTTVDNVDTVYVCPDCGNNEPVGASSMRAGDICPECKRGYIEEREIR from the coding sequence ATGGGACTCAGATGTCTCCTCGGCCACGACTTCTCGGAGCCGAGGACGGAACGTGACCGCGAAGTGCGGGGGGACGAGGTCATCACCACCATCACGGAGGTGAAAGAGTGCGGGCGCTGCGGCGAGACGCGCGTCGTCTCCGAGAACAAGGAGGTGACCTCGGCCGGCCGGGGTCGGGCGGACGCGGCGAGCGCTCGGTCCGCGGGATCGGCGGCCGACGGAACCGACGGCATCGACGACGCGACACCGGATGCGACCCCGGACGCGACGACCCCGAACGGGCAGATGTCCGACGCGGCGACGCCCGACGAGTCGACGCCCGATGCCACGACGGCCGACGCGACGCTCGACGATCGGGCGGTCGGCTCGGACGCGCCCGCCGACGGGACGGTCGCGGCCGGCGAGGCCGGCGACGGTGACGCCGCCGACGGAACCGCGGCGCCCGAGGACGGCTTCGACCACCCGACGGCGGAGTCGGCCGACGGCGCCGTCGACGCGGACGTTGACGAGGACGCCGAGATCATCGACGCCGAGGGCGATGCCAGCGGGCAGCCCGCCCAAAGCCGGACCCCGGAGCCGGAGACGAGAGAACGCGGGCACGGCGAGTGGCCGGACGCCGACGCGAACCGCCGCGGCGACGACCCGTCGGGCGATCCCGACTCGGCGGAGTGGCCCGACGCGGAGGGCGCCCCCCGTCCCGCCGAGGGCGAGGACGAGGACGTGGAGTTCATCGGCGACGACGACCCGGCACCCGAGGACGACGCCGCGAGCGAGGCCCGGACGGACGTGGTTCCGGACGCGAAGCGAGCCGACGAGCCGGGTGCGGCCGCCGACCCGACCGACGAGGACGCGGAGTTCATCGACAGCGACGGCCCGGGCGACTGGCCCGAGCGGGCGGGCGAGGACGAGGGCTACGACGCCGAGCTCGGCGGCGACGACGAGGGGGTCTCCGTCGACGGCAACCTCACCCCGCAGGTCGACCCCGAGGTCAGCGAACGGGAGGACGTGGAGTTCATCGAGGCCGACGCCGAGGCGGCCGTCGACGAGCGATCCGCCGCTCCGGCCTCGGCCGACGACGCGCACGGCGGCACCGGCGCCGACGAGGTCGCCGGCGGCACCGGGCCCGCGTCGGACGCCGGTGGCACCGAGCGCGGGTCGAACACCGGCGGTTCCGGTCCCTCGGCGTCCAACGTCGAGCTACGGACGACCGTCGACAACGTCGACACCGTCTACGTCTGCCCCGACTGCGGAAACAACGAGCCCGTCGGCGCCTCCTCGATGCGCGCCGGCGACATCTGTCCCGAGTGCAAGCGCGGGTACATCGAGGAGCGCGAGATCCGGTAG
- a CDS encoding DUF5611 family protein yields MKEYKMRRGEHLEDRMPDLKGEIEERFGPVAGTEEFDGHELYVVEDPDNPVFERIVAGAASYSGKKDKLAVHFEERPAEEVIAEGNADAAADAVDAKNSFLLDATGRDAKSRRESLKREVEDDAPDY; encoded by the coding sequence ATGAAGGAGTACAAGATGCGTCGCGGCGAGCACCTCGAGGACCGGATGCCCGACCTGAAGGGCGAGATCGAAGAGCGGTTCGGCCCGGTCGCGGGCACCGAGGAGTTCGACGGCCACGAGCTGTACGTCGTCGAGGACCCCGACAACCCCGTGTTCGAGCGCATCGTCGCCGGCGCGGCGTCGTACTCGGGCAAGAAGGACAAGCTCGCCGTCCACTTCGAGGAGCGCCCCGCCGAGGAGGTCATCGCCGAGGGCAACGCCGACGCCGCCGCCGACGCGGTCGACGCGAAGAACTCGTTCCTGCTCGATGCGACCGGCCGCGACGCCAAGTCGCGTCGCGAATCGCTGAAACGCGAGGTCGAGGACGACGCACCCGACTACTGA
- a CDS encoding universal stress protein: MSIETILLTVKRDDGDRLDYVTREAIELAEQTGANIVVGHAFESQSDVDEALTRLEGVDGTPNDVARRLGGVRRATKAIEAAGVEFQVEGVVGDPGEAIADLAERVGADRVFVGGRSRSPTGKAVFGSTAQQILLSAPCPVTFVREE, encoded by the coding sequence ATGAGCATCGAGACGATACTGCTGACGGTGAAGCGAGACGACGGCGACCGACTGGACTACGTGACCCGGGAGGCGATCGAACTGGCCGAACAGACCGGCGCGAACATCGTCGTCGGGCACGCGTTCGAGAGCCAGTCCGACGTGGACGAGGCGCTCACGCGGCTTGAGGGCGTCGACGGCACTCCCAACGACGTGGCCCGTCGCCTCGGAGGCGTCCGCCGCGCGACGAAGGCGATCGAGGCCGCCGGCGTCGAGTTCCAGGTCGAGGGCGTCGTCGGCGACCCCGGGGAGGCCATCGCGGACCTCGCCGAGCGCGTCGGCGCCGACCGCGTGTTCGTCGGCGGTCGCAGCCGCTCGCCGACGGGGAAGGCGGTCTTCGGGTCGACCGCCCAGCAGATCCTCCTGTCTGCGCCGTGTCCCGTGACGTTCGTCCGCGAGGAGTAA